A single window of Lepeophtheirus salmonis chromosome 2, UVic_Lsal_1.4, whole genome shotgun sequence DNA harbors:
- the LOC121113820 gene encoding uncharacterized protein, with protein sequence MSMVLDPLGYSGRMREEEEEEEEEVDVESGGGDSMVMLLPPKDEKKLLTSQLQCIKIYLLEPLLRHPKSPAFRKPVDHIALGIPDYPNVITKPMDLGTVKEKIRTRKYAHYRDCVKDIELIWKNAKTFNPQDHFIHKIAIELEEFTKEKASKIDFQNCKYTDLPSNKRRKVSSTNNNRKVSLSNNNNINKSNSSIHSNHPKKVSNEKRQQQPQPTPPATNRQINLQKPPIDACREILEELVDSQIHSTYAAPFKKLPRGKLDLIKLRNRLRKGVYVHPLQVADDFRSIIARAYRHSKDEMSQSVQLASQLQHKFEVMFARRVCLEVPTKLDLTNSTIFTQTLLSAQDTMLSIQSNLQHLFTTFYMSKGHSNKKKKPIGKNKSNSKKSFKRPLQERNSPPKKKVKVEQSHPEPAKWTREEIIDLQTRIGQLDEHHQQPILSLMHKNGEKITEDEEGYVVLDIEEASSKSLSDIKDYINSLPAESSASKPPPVVSENVVKKEEEIKQSENESESSSDSEEDSSSDSSSEDSSDDD encoded by the exons ATGAGTATGGTTTTGGATCCTTTGGGTTACAGTGGGCGAATGCGggaagaggaggaagaagaggaAGAGGAAGTGGACGTTGAGTCTGGAGGAGGCGATTCTATGGTCATGTTGCTCCCTCCAAAAGACGAGAAGAAGCTTCTTACTTCACAACTTCAGTGTATAAAAATCTACCTCTTGGAACCTCTTCTTCGACATCCGAAAAGTCCAGCCTTTCGAAAACCAGTGGATCATATTGCCCTAGGGATCCCTGATTATCCTAATGTTATCACTAAACCCATGGATCTGGGGACTGtcaaagagaaaataagaaCTCGCAAGTACGCTCATTACCGGGATTGTGTTAAAGACATTGAACTTATCTGGAAAAACGCCAAGACATTTAATCCGCAGGatcatttcattcataaaattgCCATCGAACTTGAAGAATTCACAAAG GAAAAAGCATCGAAGATAGACTTTCAAAATTGCAAATACACTGATTTACCTTCTAACAAACGAAGAAAAGTCAGCTCAACCAACAACAATAGAAAAGTCAGCTTatccaacaataataatatcaacaaaaGTAACAGTAGCATTCACTCGAACCAcccaaaaaaagtttcaaatgaaAAACGTCAACAACAACCACAACCTACCCCGCCTGCGACGAATCGTCAAATTAACCTACAAAAACCACCAATTGATGCTTGTCGAGAAATTTTGGAGGAGCTGGTAGACTCGCAAATTCATTCTACTTACGCTGCACCCTTCAAAAAACTTCCGAGAGGGAAATTAGACTTGATTAAATTACGAAATCGTCTCAGGAAAGGAGTGTATGTGCATCCCCTTCAAGTTGCCGATGATTTTCGATCCATCATAGCACGAGCGTACAGGCATTCTAAGGATGAAATGTCACAGAGTGTACAATTAGCTAGTCAGTTACAACATAAGTTCGAGGTCATGTTTGCTAGACGAGTGTGTTTGGAAGTTCCTACAAAACTCGATCTCACCAATTCCACGATTTTCACTCAGACTCTACTATCAGCTCAAGACACAATGTTATCCATTCAGAGTAATTTGCAGCATCTTTTTACGACATTCTACATGTCGAAGGGTCatagtaataaaaagaaaaaacccattgggaaaaataaatccaattccaaaaaatcctTCAAGAGACCCCTTCAAGAAAGGAACTCACCTCCTAAGAAGAAAGTGAAGGTCGAGCAATCTCATCCTGAGCCAGCAAAATGGACTCGGGAGGAAATTATTGATCTTCAAACACGTATTGGGCAACTAGACGAGCATCATCAACAACCCATTTTGTCTTTAATGCATAAAAACGGTGAAAAAATCACAGAGGATGAGGAGGGATATGTCGTTTTAGATATTGAGGAGGCTTCGTCCAAGTCGTTAAGTGatataaaagattatataaaCAGTCTACCGGCGGAAAGTTCGGCATCTAAACCACCACCTGTTGTTTCTGAAAAcgttgtaaaaaaagaagaagaaataaaacaatcagAGAACGAAAGTGAGTCATCGTCAGATTCAGAGGAAGATTCCTCCTCGGATTCTAGTTCTGAAGATTCTTCGGACGATGattag
- the LOC121113824 gene encoding crossover junction endonuclease EME1, with the protein MAQPGIIVLIDPSVVNSVPGPFILRSLSSSEDNPLISTKRKTFTYRVQPLEIYSSISWVFKKNKKDLEWSLSPQHLIILKGSELGELIFRNGFDTWLSHLNCSKNVTVVVYQYQSYFGQVERFAQKKKTARVRGETLASNQGPIVTHLHAQKALCDAQLKHGINYIIFNTDYDKIGDVVYHYTRAISECEEKERKRISSDDYGFYAPSAKGNIAVNSNGIGCLNLWQNWLMQISHFVGIDRAKAITNIYPSPSALIKALSRAEYPEKLLADIQVRRGADLMTGGSIKIGIEASRKIAKMFLSLDGNEMLQK; encoded by the exons ATGGCCCAGCCAGGGATTATCGTACTAATTGATCCCTCAGTTGTTAATTCTGTTCCTGGGCCATTCATTTTGAGAAGCCTGTCCTCCTCTGAAGATAATCCACTCAtatcaacaaaaagaaaaacctttACTTACAGAGTTCAACCATTGGAAATTTACTCCTCAATTTCATGGGTTTTTAAAA agaataaaaaagatttggaGTGGAGTTTGTCTCCTCAACATTTAATTATACTCAAAGGATCGGAACTTGGAGAGCTCATTTTTCGAAATGGCTTTGATACTTGGTTATCACACCTCAACTGCTCAAAGAACGTGACCGTCGTAGTGTATCAATATCAATCTTATTTCGGTCAAGTAGAGCGATTTGCTCAAAAGAAAAAGACGGCACGTGTACGAGGTGAGACTCTGGCGTCAAATCAAGGACCTATCGTAACTCATTTGCATGCTCAAAAGGCATTATGTGATGCTCAATTGAAGCATGGGatcaactatataatttttaatacagaCTATGATAAGATTGGAGATGTTGTGTATCATTATACTCGAGCCATCTCTGAGTGCGAAGAAAAAGAGCGGAAGAGGATATCGAGTGATGATTATGGTTTCTATGCTCCAAGTGCTAAGGGTAACATAGCCGTGAACTCTAATGGAATAGGATGTTTAAACTTGTGGCAAAATTGGCTAATGCAAATATCTCATTTCGTAGGAATTGATCGGGCAAAAGCCATTACTAATATATATCCATCACCTTCCGCTCTTATAAAAGCTCTATCTAGGGCGGAGTATCCCGAAAAGTTATTAGCTGATATACAAGTTAGAAGAGGAGCTGACTTAATGACTGGGGGTTCTATTAAAATTGGAATCGAGGCAAGTAGGAAAATAGCTAAAATGTTTCTTTCTCTAGATGGGAATGAGATGCTTCAgaagtaa
- the LOC121113826 gene encoding thymidine kinase 2, mitochondrial — MKNRFTVCVEGNIASGKTTFLKLFNSNLQFDKELPQVSCKVIEEPVPSWQNLCGHNILEMMYKDPHRWGHLFQSYVTLTMTQAHTLQIKESIKLMERSLLTAERCFAANLYCSGIMSKPEYLVLKEWYAYLNSHPKINVSADLIVYLRTTPETCFKRTISRSRTEESAISISYLKDLHKLHEECLIEDKSLTAPVIVVDAEQDFHEFPHLLKSIQRNILNYYEQFRQNDKENGSFS, encoded by the coding sequence ATGAAGAATAGGTTTACTGTTTGTGTAGAAGGGAACATAGCCTCTGGAAAGACAACGTTTTTAAAActctttaattcaaatttacaatttgaCAAAGAACTTCCTCAAGTTTCCTGCAAAGTCATTGAAGAGCCTGTCCCCTCATGGCAAAATCTTTGTGGCCATAACATCCTTGAGATGATGTATAAGGATCCCCATCGATGGGGACATTTATTTCAGTCCTATGTCACTCTTACAATGACACAGGCTCATACTCTTCAAATTAAGGAATCCATCAAACTCATGGAGCGATCCCTTCTAACGGCAGAACGATGCTTTGCTGCTAATTTGTATTGCTCTGGAATCATGAGCAAACCTGAATATCTAGTTCTCAAAGAATGGTACGCGTATTTAAACTCACACCCTAAGATAAATGTATCTGCAGATCTGATAGTGTACCTTCGTACAACTCCAGAGACTTGCTTCAAAAGAACAATCTCTAGATCAAGAACAGAGGAATCCGCTATTTCCATCTCGTATCTGAAGGATCTTCATAAACTTCATGAAGAATGTTTGATAGAAGACAAGTCTCTTACCGCGCCTGTTATCGTAGTGGATGCTGAACAGGACTTTCACGAGTTTCCTcatcttttaaaatcaattcaaagGAACATCCTCAACTATTATGAACAATTTCGAcaaaatgataaagaaaatggctcattttcttaa
- the Nubp2 gene encoding cytosolic Fe-S cluster assembly factor NUBP2, producing MKVNPNCKIVLVLSGKGGVGKSTVSTQLALGWKKKGLKVGLLDADLCGPSIPHMLGISDHDIYQNESGWDPVYTDDTKGLGVMSIGFLLSRSNESVVWRGPKKNSMIKKFVQDVTWGDREIIIIDTPPGTSDEHISLLECLRSSNLIGNTVGVLVTTPQIVSVNDVIREYDFCLKTKLKVAGIIENMSGYVCPNCSECTNIFSKGGGQELASKTYCPFLGAIPIEPKLASAADSGDNFIQKFEDSEVASILESIISKIEF from the coding sequence ATGAAAGTGAATCCTAATTGTAAAATTGTCCTTGTTTTATCTGGAAAAGGAGGTGTTGGAAAGTCTACTGTGAGCACCCAGCTTGCCCTGGGATGGAAAAAAAAGGGTCTCAAAGTTGGTTTGCTCGATGCTGACCTTTGTGGGCCCAGTATACCTCATATGTTGGGAATAAGTGATCATGATATATACCAAAATGAGTCTGGATGGGATCCGGTATATACTGATGATACAAAAGGTTTAGGTGTTATGTCCATTGGGTTCCTCTTATCTCGTTCAAATGAGTCAGTTGTATGGAGAGgtccaaagaaaaattcaatgataaaaaaatttgttcaagaTGTTACCTGGGGTGATCGGGAGATAATCATAATAGATACACCTCCTGGTACTTCAGATGAACACATTAGTTTACTTGAATGCTTAAGATCATCTAATTTAATTGGAAATACTGTAGGCGTTCTCGTTACAACTCCTCAAATTGTATCCGTTAATGATGTAATTAGGGAATATGACTTCTGcttaaaaacaaaactgaaaGTTGCTGGTATAATTGAAAACATGAGTGGCTATGTGTGTCCTAATTGCTCAGAATGTACTAATATATTCTCAAAGGGTGGAGGGCAGGAACTAGCATCAAAAACGTATTGTCCATTCCTAGGTGCTATACCTATTGAGCCTAAATTGGCTAGTGCCGCTGATTCTGgtgataattttattcaaaaatttgaagactCCGAAGTTGCTTCCATTCTTGAGAGTATTATaagtaaaattgaattttga
- the LOC121113822 gene encoding CCR4-NOT transcription complex subunit 9, which translates to MTVTTSSSLLVASSGGSLSVPCSVAVVSSSSSTVGVTPSNSYSNVDREKIFVWINELSCCETRETALLELSKKREVVPDLAPMLWNSFGTIAALLQEIINIYPAINPPVLSAHQSNRVCNALALLQCVASHPDTRSAFLLAHIPLYLYPFLHTVSKTRPFEYLRLTSLGVIGALVKTDEQEVINFLLTTEIIPLCLRIMESGSELSKTVATFILQKILLDDTGLFYICQTYDRFSHVAMILGKMVIALAKEPSTRLLKHVVRCYLRLSDNQRACEALCQCLPDQLKDETFVDCLKEDKSTKHWLAQLLKNLDAMSVSGNSGGSATSGGNSTAANLSSTPVLAQARSPSLSKLPGGVL; encoded by the coding sequence ATGACTGTGACGACGAGCTCTTCGCTTCTGGTTGCAAGTTCCGGGGGTTCTTTGTCCGTGCCTTGTTCCGTTGCCGTAGTCTCTAGTTCTTCGAGCACTGTAGGTGTGACTCCTTCCAATTCCTACAGTAATGTGGATAGGGAGAAGATATTTGTGTGGATCAATGAGTTGAGTTGCTGCGAGACGCGTGAGACTGCTCTTCTGGAGTTGAGTAAGAAGCGGGAAGTGGTCCCTGACCTGGCTCCCATGCTTTGGAATTCCTTTGGAACGATTGCGGCGCTTCTGCAGGAAATCATTAACATTTACCCGGCCATCAACCCCCCGGTTCTCTCCGCTCATCAGTCCAATCGTGTCTGTAATGCACTAGCTCTGTTGCAGTGTGTGGCGAGTCACCCCGACACGCGCTCCGCATTCTTACTCGCGCACATTCCACTCTACCTCTATCCCTTCTTGCACACCGTCTCCAAGACACGTCCTTTCGAGTACTTGAGGCTCACGAGTCTGGGAGTCATCGGAGCTCTCGTTAAGACTGATGAGCAAGAAGTCATTAACTTCTTGTTAACCACGGAAATTATTCCCTTATGTCTACGGATCATGGAGTCTGGATCTGAACTTTCCAAAACTGTGGCTACTTTCATCCTTCAAAAGATTCTACTAGATGATACTGGCCTCTTTTATATATGTCAGACCTATGACAGATTCTCCCATGTTGCTATGATATTAGGCAAAATGGTCATTGCTCTGGCAAAAGAACCCTCCACGCGCTTGTTAAAGCATGTTGTACGTTGCTATCTCAGATTATCGGACAACCAAAGAGCTTGTGAGGCCTTGTGTCAATGTCTACCAGATCAACTTAAAGACGAAACTTTTGTTGACTGCTTAAAAGAAGACAAGTCTACTAAACACTGGTTGGctcaattgttaaaaaatttggatGCCATGTCAGTCTCGGGAAACTCTGGCGGCTCAGCTACTTCTGGTGGTAATTCTACTGCTGCAAATCTTTCGTCTACTCCTGTACTGGCCCAAGCACGATCCCCAAGTCTCTCAAAGTTGCCGGGGGGAGTCCTCTAA
- the LOC121113821 gene encoding LOW QUALITY PROTEIN: uncharacterized protein (The sequence of the model RefSeq protein was modified relative to this genomic sequence to represent the inferred CDS: inserted 2 bases in 1 codon; deleted 1 base in 1 codon), with amino-acid sequence MNGQSCFICYQPSTLRCEKHGEDVVYFCSKAHKLLHCNDDNCFPYKICESIEVGRFLIATNHIPKGNIIFEETPGLVGPNPIVETPICIACYTKVSPKNACSACRFPICQDSCSDHQTICPYLCRFGIEDLSINEICRSSILHSILVLKLLLSKETNPEVYNCLIHLMDHAKERMEDTEYKNGIRIPILVPLKKIIKNXNEKHILQAMGIVEVNNYEIYNSTGSAGFRGLYCLTSLLSHDCVPNARPIISHKSPFKTIMMATRDIHAGEMVTINYVHTQKPTRIRKKTLKDNWYFVCSCKRCKDESEFELNPDGVKCDSCRKGQLNPCENNMYKCNKCDNKNDLNFVEHLMNKLERKKSEIDRNDINTYLKFYIQSTNILTENHYFLNSLRRWIIPLYCRPLASNPDVNPTFEMFKTKIQLCNDYLRSLDQIEPGLSKNRGKVLYEWAESSLKLYGGTHNLDVLKSIRSALKESIFCLQFESSPSFEYTIKEAAVKTLYLVNEIIEMH; translated from the exons ATGAACGGACAGAGTTGCTTCATTTGTTACCAGCCATCAACTCTTCG TTGCGAAAAACACGGAGAGGATGTTGTCTACTTCTGTTCAAAGGCTCATAAATTACTTCACTGCAATGACGACAACTGCTTTCCATATAAAATTTGTGAATCGATTGAAGTCGGAAG atttttaattGCAACAAATCACATTCCAAAGGGTAATATAATATTCGAGGAAACTCCAGGATTGGTAGGACCAAACCCAATAGTAGAGACACCAATATGCATCGCCTGTTATACAAAA GTGAGTCCAAAAAATGCCTGTTCTGCTTGTCGATTTCCTATTTGTCAGGATTCATGTTCTGATCATCAGACTATTTGTCCATATCTCTGTCGTTTTGGCATAGAAGACTTATCCATCAACGAAATATGTAGATCTTCTATTCTACATTCCATTTTAGTCCTAAAGTTATTACTGTCAAAAGAAACGAATCCTGAAGTCTACAATTGCTTAATTCATTTAATGGATCATGCAAAAGAAAGAATGGAAGATACAGAGTATAAGAATGGGATTCGTATCCCTATATTGGTTCccctcaaaaaaatcattaaaaa gaatgagaaaCACATACTCCAAGCTATGGGAATTGTAGAAGTCAATAACTACGAAATTTACAACTCCACAGGAAGCGCAGGATTTAGAGGATTATATTGTTTGACGTCTCTTCTATCACATGATTGTGTCCCCAACGCCAGACCTATCATAAGTCATAAATCACCATTCAAAACTATTATGATGGCTACGAGAGACATTCATGCTGGAGAAATGGTCACAATAAACTACGTTCATACTCAAAAACCCACCCgaataaga aaaaaaacattgaagGATAATTGGTATTTTGTGTGTTCTTGCAAGAGGTGCAAAGATGAGTCTGAATTCGAACTCAACCCTGACGGAGTTAAGTGTGACTCATGTAGAAAAGGTCAGCTTAATCCAtgtgaaaataatatgtacaagtGTAACAAGTGTgataacaaaaatgatttaaattttgtcGAACATTTGATGAACAAactggaaagaaaaaaatctgaaatagaTCGAAATGATATCAACACctatttaaaattctatatCCAGAGCACGAATATTTTGACCGAGAATCACTACTTCTTAAATTCATTGCGTAGATGGATCATACCTTTATATTGTCGTCCATTGGCCTCAAATCCTGATGTTAATCCAACGTTTGAAATGTTCAAGACAAAAATTCAACTTTGTAATGACTACCTCCGTTCTTTAGATCAGATTGAACCAGGATTAAGCAAAAATAGAGGAAAAGTCCTTTATGAATGGGCTGAGAGCTCTTTAAAACTGTATGGAGGAACCCATAACTTGGATGTTTTAAAGTCAATTCGTTCAGCATTGAAGGAATCAATCTTTTGCTTACAGTTTGAAAGTAGCCCTAGTTTTGAATATACCATCAAAGAGGCAGCAGTCAAGACACTATATCTAGTAAATGAAATAATCGAAATgcattaa